One window of Nostoc sp. C052 genomic DNA carries:
- a CDS encoding DUF1997 domain-containing protein, translated as MATRFTASQSVEIAVPEQPIPIQHYLRQPQRLVKALVDNSRIQQLSEEVFRLKMRPLTFMSLSIQPTVDMRVWAESNGIIYLRSLGCEILGFEYINQRFALNLKGYLSPQEFSTGTRLQGRADLEVLVDFPPPFSFTPKPILEATGNGLLKSVLLSVKQRLLNQLLADYRYWVISQTKDRGLDGDSTELPILNAE; from the coding sequence ATGGCTACCCGGTTTACTGCCTCCCAATCGGTTGAAATCGCTGTTCCAGAGCAGCCTATTCCGATTCAGCACTACTTACGTCAGCCTCAACGTCTGGTTAAGGCTTTAGTTGACAATAGCCGGATTCAGCAGCTTTCTGAGGAGGTATTCCGCTTGAAAATGCGTCCGCTTACTTTTATGTCACTGAGTATTCAACCTACCGTAGACATGAGAGTATGGGCAGAATCAAATGGAATAATTTATTTGCGATCGCTAGGCTGTGAAATTCTGGGTTTCGAGTATATTAACCAGCGCTTTGCTCTCAATTTAAAAGGGTATTTGTCTCCCCAAGAGTTTAGCACTGGCACTCGCCTGCAAGGAAGGGCTGATTTAGAGGTGCTGGTGGATTTCCCACCGCCATTTTCCTTTACTCCTAAGCCGATTTTAGAAGCTACTGGCAATGGTTTGCTTAAAAGCGTGCTGTTGTCAGTCAAGCAACGGTTATTAAATCAACTTTTGGCGGATTATCGCTACTGGGTGATATCACAAACCAAAGATAGAGGACTTGACGGCGATAGTACTGAATTACCAATCCTGAATGCTGAGTAA
- a CDS encoding ribonuclease HII, whose product MVETSPTPLEKSTWLEFSTLSGIAGLVAGVDEVGRGALFGPVVAAAVILPDHALPILIAAKIKDSKKLSSSRRTQLAQQICELAVDWKIGFASTAEIDKINILQATLLAMKRAVLKLKVQPALCLIDGNQSIKDLLVPQQTIVKGDERSLAIASASIVAKVWRDELIMRLALKYPMYNLESNKGYGSQRHLLALQQYGPSPLHRQSFCPCQIKHLSVE is encoded by the coding sequence ATGGTAGAAACATCGCCAACGCCTTTGGAAAAATCCACTTGGCTAGAGTTTTCTACCTTGTCAGGGATTGCAGGGTTGGTTGCAGGTGTGGATGAAGTAGGACGAGGTGCTTTATTTGGCCCTGTGGTAGCGGCAGCAGTGATCCTACCGGATCATGCTTTGCCAATACTGATAGCAGCTAAAATTAAAGACAGTAAAAAGTTGTCTAGTTCTCGAAGAACTCAGCTAGCACAACAAATTTGTGAGCTAGCTGTAGACTGGAAAATTGGGTTTGCTTCCACTGCTGAAATTGACAAGATAAATATTTTGCAAGCTACGCTGTTAGCAATGAAGCGGGCTGTGCTGAAGTTAAAAGTACAGCCTGCACTCTGCTTGATTGACGGAAATCAGTCAATCAAAGATTTGCTAGTGCCGCAACAAACAATAGTCAAAGGAGACGAGCGATCGCTCGCTATTGCCTCTGCTAGTATTGTTGCTAAGGTTTGGCGTGACGAACTCATAATGCGTCTGGCATTAAAATACCCTATGTACAATCTAGAAAGTAATAAGGGTTATGGTAGCCAGCGGCATTTGCTAGCTTTGCAACAATATGGGCCTTCGCCCCTACATCGTCAGTCTTTTTGTCCTTGCCAAATCAAACACCTGAGTGTTGAGTGA